The following proteins are co-located in the Dietzia timorensis genome:
- the dnaA gene encoding chromosomal replication initiator protein DnaA: MSPSLDEVWNTVFDELITGSPDGTIAPISRQQRAWLSLVKPIALAQGFAMFAAPSQMARDNIEGDLRNRITDEMRKIIGEDIDLAVRIDTSLAEQPKRAENIPEVHEGFPPGRSDEATRDLSSPESKLEADRRLEIERDLHVPENDEALSAVVSNNDLNSRYTFSAFVTGSSNSFTRAAALAVAEAPAYAYNPLFIYGESGLGKTHLLHAIGHYALNMQPGLKVKYVSTEEFTNDFINSVRDGRQNMFKKRYREADILLVDDIQFLIGKEQVQEEFFHTFNTIHGAQKQIVITSDRPPKQLSTLEDRLRTRFEWGLLTDIQPPELETRIAILAKKASTDGNDVPLPVLELIASRVQRNIRELEGALIRVVAFASLNKQVIDVPLTEVVLRDVISDDNSLQISAASIMAVTAEFFDTTIDDLCSGSKTRSLVRARQIAMYLCRELTDLSLPKIGRTFGGKDHSTVIHANRKILKEMKDDRRTYDQIQELTARIKERSRGA, translated from the coding sequence ATGTCTCCAAGTTTGGACGAGGTTTGGAACACAGTCTTCGACGAGCTCATCACGGGGAGCCCGGACGGAACGATTGCTCCCATCTCCAGGCAGCAACGGGCCTGGTTGTCGCTGGTCAAACCGATCGCACTTGCTCAGGGGTTTGCGATGTTCGCAGCACCCAGCCAAATGGCTCGCGACAACATCGAAGGCGATCTGCGAAATCGAATCACGGACGAGATGCGCAAGATCATCGGCGAGGACATCGACCTCGCGGTACGAATCGATACCTCGCTCGCAGAGCAGCCCAAGCGCGCCGAGAACATTCCCGAGGTACACGAGGGCTTTCCCCCCGGACGCAGCGACGAAGCAACACGTGATCTCTCCTCTCCCGAGTCCAAGCTCGAGGCGGATCGACGACTCGAGATCGAACGAGATCTACACGTTCCCGAGAACGATGAAGCGTTGTCGGCGGTTGTAAGTAACAACGATCTCAATTCCCGCTACACGTTCTCCGCGTTCGTGACGGGCAGCTCGAACAGCTTCACTCGTGCGGCCGCGCTCGCTGTCGCCGAGGCGCCGGCTTACGCGTACAACCCGCTTTTTATCTACGGCGAGTCCGGTCTCGGCAAGACGCACCTGCTCCATGCCATCGGGCACTACGCGCTCAACATGCAGCCTGGACTCAAGGTTAAGTACGTCTCGACCGAGGAGTTCACCAATGACTTCATCAACTCCGTCCGTGACGGCCGGCAGAACATGTTCAAGAAGCGCTACCGCGAAGCGGACATCTTGCTGGTTGACGATATCCAGTTCCTCATCGGCAAAGAGCAGGTCCAGGAAGAATTCTTCCATACGTTCAACACGATCCACGGCGCACAGAAGCAGATCGTGATCACCTCCGACCGACCGCCAAAGCAGCTGTCCACACTGGAAGACCGGCTACGCACACGGTTCGAGTGGGGATTGCTCACCGATATTCAGCCTCCCGAGCTGGAGACCCGCATTGCGATTCTCGCCAAGAAGGCGAGCACCGACGGCAACGATGTCCCACTTCCCGTACTCGAGCTGATCGCCTCGCGCGTGCAACGCAATATCCGCGAGCTCGAGGGCGCGCTCATCCGAGTGGTCGCGTTCGCTTCGCTCAACAAGCAAGTGATCGATGTTCCACTCACCGAAGTCGTGCTGCGCGACGTCATCTCCGATGACAACTCGCTGCAGATTTCCGCAGCGTCGATCATGGCCGTGACCGCTGAGTTCTTCGACACGACAATCGACGATCTGTGTTCCGGCTCGAAGACCAGGTCGCTCGTTAGAGCGCGCCAGATCGCGATGTACCTCTGCCGTGAACTCACGGACCTGTCGCTTCCCAAGATCGGTCGCACGTTCGGCGGCAAGGATCATTCGACCGTGATCCACGCGAATCGGAAGATCCTCAAGGAGATGAAGGACGATCGCCGCACCTACGATCAGATCCAAGAGCTCACCGCTCGAATCAAAGAGCGCTCCCGCGGCGCATAG